In a genomic window of Dyadobacter fermentans DSM 18053:
- the pssA gene encoding CDP-diacylglycerol--serine O-phosphatidyltransferase, whose translation MIRRNIPNALTCGNLLCGCIGVVEAFHNNLLLSCVLIGIALIFDFLDGFIARLLKVTSPIGRDLDSLADVVTFGVLPSIIMYQLLMQSIPDLFGIWKAYAAFIVAIFSAIRLAKFNNDPRQSDSFIGVPTPANAMLIASLPLIVHTEGEFWKNIIINTNNLLIISVVMSYLLVMELPLIALKFKSFGWKGNEARFILIGLTVLLLATLKFLAIPAILIVYVLLSVGDNARKKRI comes from the coding sequence ATGATCCGTCGCAACATTCCCAATGCGCTTACCTGCGGAAACCTGCTTTGCGGCTGCATCGGCGTGGTGGAAGCATTCCATAACAACCTCCTGCTTTCCTGCGTGCTCATCGGCATTGCATTGATTTTCGATTTCCTCGACGGATTCATTGCCCGCCTCCTCAAAGTGACCTCCCCTATCGGCCGCGACCTCGATTCGCTTGCCGATGTGGTGACATTTGGTGTGCTGCCTTCGATCATCATGTACCAGCTGCTGATGCAAAGCATTCCCGACCTGTTCGGCATCTGGAAAGCCTACGCCGCATTCATTGTCGCCATTTTCTCGGCGATCCGGCTGGCGAAGTTCAATAACGATCCCCGGCAGTCCGATTCCTTCATCGGCGTGCCTACCCCAGCGAATGCAATGCTCATTGCCTCACTGCCGCTGATCGTGCATACGGAGGGAGAGTTTTGGAAAAATATCATTATTAATACCAATAATCTGCTGATCATCAGCGTGGTGATGTCGTACCTGCTCGTGATGGAACTGCCGCTGATTGCCCTGAAATTCAAAAGTTTCGGATGGAAGGGAAATGAAGCGCGGTTTATCCTCATCGGTCTGACGGTGCTACTGCTCGCTACGCTCAAATTCCTCGCTATTCCTGCGATATTGATCGTTTACGTGCTGCTTTCGGTCGGTGACAACGCCAGGAAAAAGCGCATTTGA
- a CDS encoding MBL fold metallo-hydrolase — MVQVQTFVFNPFSENTYLLHDETGEAIIIDPGCYDRSELNELVAYVDAHSLKPVQIVNTHAHIDHVLGVAALKRKYGIPFALHKLEEPVLKAVKSYASNYGFSTFEEPEIDTFIREGETIEFGNTSLKIIFVPGHAPGHVAFVSDADKLVIGGDVLFRMSIGRTDLPGGDHATLLRSIREQLFTLPDDYQVYAGHMEPTTIGFEKKHNPFFK; from the coding sequence ATGGTACAGGTACAAACGTTTGTTTTCAATCCATTTTCTGAAAATACTTATTTGCTTCACGACGAAACCGGCGAGGCGATCATCATCGACCCGGGCTGCTACGACCGGTCGGAACTGAATGAACTCGTGGCCTACGTGGACGCGCACAGTCTGAAACCCGTTCAGATCGTGAACACACACGCGCACATTGACCACGTACTGGGCGTGGCAGCGCTTAAACGGAAATACGGCATTCCATTTGCATTGCATAAACTCGAAGAGCCCGTGCTGAAAGCCGTAAAATCCTACGCTTCCAACTATGGCTTCTCCACTTTTGAAGAGCCGGAGATCGATACATTCATCCGCGAAGGCGAAACCATCGAATTCGGGAATACTTCGCTTAAAATCATTTTCGTACCCGGCCACGCTCCCGGGCATGTTGCATTTGTGAGCGATGCCGACAAGCTGGTTATCGGCGGCGATGTGCTGTTCCGCATGAGCATCGGCCGCACCGACCTTCCCGGCGGCGACCATGCCACATTGCTGCGCAGTATACGGGAGCAACTTTTCACATTGCCCGACGATTACCAGGTGTACGCAGGCCATATGGAGCCTACGACGATCGGTTTTGAGAAAAAACATAACCCGTTTTTCAAATAG